The genomic stretch CGTGCTCCCCACTCGCGTGGGGGTGAACCGGTCCTCGGCGCGGCCGTGCTCACGCGGTCATCGTGCTCCCCACTCGCGTGGGGGTGAACCGGGCAAGAAGAAGACCGCCCCCCCGGGCGTGCCGTGCTCCCCACTCGCGTGGGGGTGAACCGCACATGCTGGGCCTGGCCGGGAACACCGAGGCGTGCTCCCCACTCGCGTGGGGGTGAACCGGTGTAGCGGCCCCTGGGCAGCAGGAGGGTCTGGTGCTCCCCACTCGCGTGGGGGTGAACCCCCGCCTCTCTCAGAAGATCGGAGCCGCGTTGGGTGCTCCCCACTCGCGTGGGGGTGAACCGAAGGCGGTGCACGCGCATTTTAACGGGGTCCTGTGCTCCCCACTCGCGTGGGGGTGAACCGCCGCTCACCAGGTTCAGGGCGACGGGGTCCCCGTGCTCCCCACTCGCGTGGGGGTGAACCGACGGCGGCAGGCACGTTCGGAGCCGATGAGCAGTGCTCCCCACTCGCGTGGGGGTGAACCGCCCTCCTGAGTGCCGCCCTGGAGCCCCGTGACGTGCTCCCCACTCGCGTGGGGGTGAACCGTAAGCCTCCCAAGTTAACCAAGTCTCTATTGCGTGCTCCCCACTCGCGTGGGGGTGAACCGAGCCTCCGCTCCCGGCGCCTCCAGATTGACCAGTGCTCCCCACTCGCGTGGGGGTGAACCGTCGAGGAAGGCACGAAGCTCGCTCATGGCCGTGTGCTCCCCACTCGCGTGGGGGTGAACCGGTGAGCGACCTCAAGGCCTCGCTCGGCCAGGTGTGCTCCCCACTCGCGTGGGGGTGAACCGCACGTCGGCGGCGATGCGGACGGGGACAACGTGTGCTCCCCACTCGCGTGGGGGTGAACCGGCATACGGCGTGACGGGCAGGAACTCAGATATGTGCTCCCCACTCGCGTGGGGGTGAACCGCGCTCGCTGACCGCCTCAAGGCTCTCATCAAGGTGCTCCCCACTCGCGTGGGGGTGAACCGGTCACCTACCGCGTGGACGGTGAGCCGGGGTAGTGCTCCCCACTCGCGTGGGGGTGAACCGCCGGTGAACCTGCGGCCCGTCACCGGCCATATGTGCTCCCCACTCGCGTAGGGGTGAACCGGTATTCGGCACCGAGGAGCGCTTCCACGTCTCGTGCTCCCCACGCGAGTGGGGGTGAACCCGCTTTGTAGGTAGCCGTGCTTCTGTAACTCCTCATGGGCGAGGGCCAGTCGGCTCTTGAGCTTGCTCGCGGTCAGCGTCTCGTAGTCAGGGACTCTCCCCAGGAGAGGAGTGGCAGGGTGATTGACTTCTGCACCTGCCCGTCCATATTCCGCAGACTGTCGAGCACCCGGTACAGCCCCCGGCCCAGGACGTTCTTGATGCTCTGGTACAGCTCCAGGTTGAAGGTCCGGGTATAGCCATTGCGGATGCTCCGCACGATGGGGTCGGGAAGCTGGATGCGCAGCAGGGTGTCGGCGCGCAGGTCCCGGAATTCCTCGGGCGCCTCGTTGCGGGTAAGAGTCGTAGCCGCCGCGAGGAAGTGGAAACTCTGCGACAGCCGGGTCCTGGACCGACCGTCATACCAGCTCTACAAAATCTTGTAGTCGGCATTGCGCATGCGCTCCAGGGACTCGTGGACGGCCTGCACGGCCGGTGCTGAGACAGTCATTCCCGCCATCACCATCAGATGGTGTGCGGTCGTGACGATGATCCCCGTCTCCGGCATTCCTTGATCCACGAAGAGGGAGGTCAGCGCGGCGTACACGTCGTTGTCGAGCCGGTGGGGCACCACGTGGCCGCCCTGGGCCTGGCAAACCAGCCGGGTCTCGTGAAAGGCCGTCTCGCCTTGGAGGATGTGCCGGGTGAAGCTGGTCCGCTCCGAGGAGATCTGTTGAACGGTCAACAGCGGGGCGAGCTGCACCATGTTGCGCTCCAGGTGCCCCTGTTTCATGGGAAGCACCGCCTGCTGGGTCATAGATTGATTGTAACTGGCGATGGCTTGTCC from Deinococcus planocerae encodes the following:
- a CDS encoding replication initiator protein A, which translates into the protein MTQQAVLPMKQGHLERNMVQLAPLLTVQQISSERTSFTRHILQGETAFHETRLVCQAQGGHVVPHRLDNDVYAALTSLFVDQGMPETGIIVTTAHHLMVMAGMTVSAPAVQAVHESLERMRNADYKIL